Proteins encoded together in one Mycobacterium noviomagense window:
- a CDS encoding cytochrome P450, which translates to MNQQGVSDYPSGRLNGRSPVWAPDATATDPADPAFHAAPNRFDMWRAARREHPVAWTESAAYGGFWSVTSHGLAREVLQNPRQFASGSGCGCVWANARAVALASGRMLVVTDGASHRRLRAAHSAWLSSSAIDRMHSAIEDDIEHLLGELIAGGGSFDAVKDLGAVVARQVLARVLGIPQADWAKLGRLIDAAYATNVAQDAAEAHGELFMYLDELLAQRRARPQDDFVTALSQTTVDGRTLTDDEILLNCDGMLTGGLETTPLAVSGAMVAFAQDPDCWQRLREHPELLNSAVEEILRWTSPPGHVLRTATAEISLGDAQIRSGDRVVLWIPSANRDEAVFPDGEHFVLDRQPNPHLSFGGGPHYCVGAVLARLELRCLLMVLTRNVASIAVTGREDLRHSNFLHGQEVAEVTVAPARQ; encoded by the coding sequence GTGAATCAGCAAGGTGTGTCCGACTACCCGTCCGGCCGGTTGAACGGGCGGTCGCCGGTTTGGGCGCCTGACGCAACAGCTACCGACCCGGCCGATCCTGCTTTTCACGCCGCGCCCAATCGATTTGACATGTGGCGGGCGGCGCGCCGCGAGCATCCGGTTGCGTGGACGGAATCGGCCGCCTACGGCGGGTTCTGGTCGGTTACCAGCCACGGCCTGGCACGCGAAGTGCTGCAAAACCCTCGGCAGTTCGCGTCGGGCTCGGGCTGCGGATGCGTCTGGGCAAATGCCCGGGCGGTTGCATTGGCTTCGGGAAGGATGCTGGTCGTGACCGACGGTGCCAGTCATCGCAGATTGCGCGCCGCGCACTCGGCGTGGCTGTCGAGTTCGGCAATTGACCGAATGCATTCCGCCATCGAGGACGACATCGAGCACCTGCTTGGCGAGCTGATTGCCGGCGGTGGCTCGTTTGACGCCGTCAAAGATCTCGGCGCCGTAGTAGCCCGCCAAGTGCTGGCACGAGTGCTGGGAATACCGCAGGCGGACTGGGCGAAACTGGGCAGACTGATCGACGCCGCCTACGCCACCAACGTTGCGCAGGACGCCGCCGAAGCCCACGGGGAACTATTCATGTACCTCGACGAGCTGCTTGCACAGCGTCGGGCTCGTCCACAGGACGACTTCGTCACCGCGCTCTCGCAGACAACCGTTGACGGCCGCACGCTCACCGACGACGAGATCTTGCTCAACTGCGACGGCATGCTCACCGGCGGGCTGGAAACGACTCCACTCGCGGTATCGGGCGCGATGGTGGCTTTCGCCCAGGATCCCGATTGCTGGCAGCGGCTGCGCGAGCATCCGGAGCTCCTCAACTCCGCTGTGGAAGAGATCCTGCGGTGGACGTCACCCCCGGGCCACGTGCTGCGGACCGCCACCGCCGAGATATCCCTGGGCGACGCCCAGATTCGCTCAGGCGACCGAGTCGTGCTGTGGATACCGTCCGCCAACCGTGACGAAGCGGTCTTCCCCGACGGGGAGCATTTCGTGCTGGACCGCCAACCCAACCCACATCTGTCCTTCGGCGGCGGTCCGCACTACTGCGTCGGCGCGGTGTTGGCCCGCCTCGAATTACGCTGTCTGCTAATGGTTTTGACGCGCAACGTCGCTTCGATCGCTGTGACCGGCCGCGAGGACCTCCGGCACTCGAACTTCCTGCACGGCCAAGAGGTCGCCGAAGTGACCGTCGCGCCCGCCCGGCAGTAG
- a CDS encoding SDR family oxidoreductase, giving the protein MASTPDANVHPTADTLCLQRLVTGEGGNVTDGGDRRLERARALHRGRACSEVIRSRFSPGAESASKRRRKMPDTALAIECDVTDEASCRSAVTAAADALGGIDNLVYTPAIGPLVRMVDTDAETWRRIFDTNVIGAALATAAAVPHLTASAGKAVYLSSDAGSFGPPWPGLGAYGVSKAALERLVEAWRAEHPTSASPASSSGNAPAARVTAKRE; this is encoded by the coding sequence ATGGCCAGCACGCCCGACGCGAATGTCCACCCGACGGCCGATACGCTGTGCCTGCAGCGGCTCGTTACAGGAGAGGGCGGAAATGTCACGGACGGTGGTGATCGGCGCCTCGAGCGGGCTCGGGCGCTGCATCGGGGTCGGGCTTGCAGCGAGGTGATCAGGTCGCGCTTCTCGCCCGGCGCCGAGAGCGCATCGAAGCGGCGGCGAAAGATGCCGGACACGGCGCTCGCCATCGAATGCGACGTCACCGACGAGGCGTCGTGCCGGTCGGCGGTCACCGCGGCCGCCGATGCGCTCGGCGGCATCGACAACCTCGTCTACACGCCCGCCATCGGGCCGCTCGTCCGCATGGTCGATACCGACGCCGAAACCTGGCGGCGCATCTTCGACACCAACGTCATAGGCGCGGCGCTGGCCACTGCCGCGGCCGTGCCGCACTTGACGGCCTCGGCAGGCAAGGCGGTCTATCTTTCTTCTGACGCAGGCAGTTTCGGGCCGCCGTGGCCGGGCCTGGGCGCATATGGCGTCAGCAAGGCAGCGCTGGAGCGACTCGTCGAGGCATGGCGGGCCGAGCACCCGACATCGGCTTCACCTGCCTCATCGTCGGGGAATGCCCCGGCGGCGAGGGTGACGGCCAAACGGGAATGA